Genomic DNA from Streptomyces sp. AM 2-1-1:
CGAGGTTCTGCGTGGTGCCGGAGTCCTCGGAGCGGTGGAAGGGCTGGATCGCCTTGTCCGGCAGGTCGACGCCCGGGTTGAGCTTGGCGATGGCCTCGTCGTTCCACTTCTTGATCTTCGTGTCGAAGATCTTGGCGAGGGTGGGGGCGTCCAGCGTCAGGCTGTCGACACCTTCGAGGTGGAAGCCGATCGCGATCGGACCGCCGACCATCGGGAGGTTGATGCCCTGACCGGTCTTGCAGATCTTCTTCGAGTCGGCGACCTCTTCCGGCTTGAGCGCGGAGTCGGAGCCGGCGAAGCCGACGGAGCCCTGGTTGAAGGCGATGATGCCTTCGCCGGAGGAGGAGGACTTGTAGTTGACCTCGACGCCGGGACAGGCGGCCATGTAGTTCTTGACCCAGAGGTCGACGGCGTTCTTCTGCGCGCTGGAACCGGAAGCCAGCAGCTGGCCGGTCGCGCCGTCGCAGGAGATGTCCGAGGCGGCGGGGGCCGAGGCCGCGCTGCTGCTGCCGCCCGTCGTGTCGTTGCTGGTGTTGTCGTCCGAACCGCACGCCGTGAGGACCAGGGCGCCGGAGACGGCGAGGGCACCGAGCGCGGTGGCACGAAGCCGGTTCTTGCGCTGAAGCTTCACTTTCGGGTGTTTCCTTCCAGAAGCCGCCGTGGTCGGTACGTTCTACGACGGCGTGCGATGAGGAGTGGTGGGTTGGCTGAGCGCCTCGCACCGTGTACGTCCGAAATTAGGCAGAACAGGTGAAGCCGCCTACGGGGCGGAGTGAACGGAAGGTGAACCGTGTCGGGCGGTGCGGGGTTGCCCGGGGCGTGCCGCACGCGACGGTACGCCCCGCGGCCCCGACGGCCGGGTGGGGCCGCGGGGCGTCGGGGCCCTGCGGGGCAGGGGCGCCGGTGGAGCGGCGGGCCGGGACGCGGGTCGCGTACCGCTCACGGGCCCGCTGTCCGGGTCAGGCGCCCGGGTCGGACACGGTCCGGGCGGCGCTGATCAGCGCGTCGAGGGGGACCCGGTCGGCGGGACGGGTCAGCCGGGCGCGTGCGGCGGCGGGGGAGAGCCAGGCGATGCGGTCGACCTCGTCGTTGGGCACGAACGAGCCGCCCGTGGCCGGGGCCTCCCAGTAGAGGACCTCCTTGGGGTGCCCGTTCACCTCGTACCGCAGGGTGGGCAGCGGGGTGCCGGGGGTGCAGTGGTGCCCGGTCTCCTCCAGTACCTCGCGGACCGCCGCGTCCCGTGCGTTCTCGCCGCGCTTCAGCTTGCCCTTGGGGTGCGACCAGTCGTCGTACCGCGGCCGGTGGACGAGGCACACCTCCAGCCCGCCGCCCTCGGGTGAGCGGCGCCAGAGCACGCAGCCGGCGGCGAGCACCGGCCCGGGGGCGCTCATGGCGCCGCCACGGCCGGGGCGTAGGGCCAGGTCTCGCGGAAGACGCAGCGGGCGGCGTCCACCTCGTGGCGCTGGTCGGCGTGGAGCACGCCCAGGGCGTACGCGGTGGCGGGGGCGATGCGCGGGGTGCGAGCCGCCGCCGAGGCGGCCGAGGCGGCCTCGGCGGCTTCCCGGTGCAGGTCGAGGGCGCGTTCCGGGCCGGTGAGGACCGGGTCGGGTCGGCCCGCGACCACTTCGCGGGCGTAGCGGTGCAGCCGGAGCAGCAGCCGGATCTGGTGCCAGTGCGCGTCGTGGGCCTCGTTGTAGACGTCGGCCGCGCCGGCGGCCGGCAGGACGTCGACCGCGCCGAGGAGGCGTTGCCGGGCGTGCTCGGCGGGGCCGTGGAGGGTCTCCGCGGCGGGGGCGCCGGCGTCGGGGGTCAGCGGTACCTCGGAGGCGAGCAGGGCGACGGAGTCGGCGACCGCGTGGAAGCGGGAGGAGCCGAGTGCCTGGAGGGCGGCCGAGTGGGCGCGGGTGCGGGCCAGGGTGAGCTGGCGTTCCAGCAGGGCTCCGGCGCGGGCGGCACCGACGTCCAGGGCGGCCCGGTCGGTGGCCGCGCCGCCGGTGGCGGGACCGGTCCCCGAGGCGCCGGCCTTGCCGGTGCGGGCGGCCGGGAGGTGGGCGCCGGAGAGCCGGTGGAGGGCTTCGAGCAGCCGCAGCAGCCGGGTGGAGCAGTCGTGCTCGCGCGCGAGGGTGCCGGAGAGCCAGGCGAGCTCGGCGCGGAGCTGGTCGGCCCAGCCGGGGTCGAGGAGCCCTCTGAACGTGTGCAGCGAGCCGCTGATGCGGCGGGCCGACCGGCGCAGTGCGCGGGCGGCCTCCTCCGCGCCCCGGGGGCCGGAGTCCGTGGGGGCACTCTGTTCGCGGTGCAGGCGCAGACTCCGCAGGAAGTCGGCCGCCTGGGCCCGCAGGTACGGCGCCAGGAGCGCCTCGGCGGTCAGTGCCGTGGCGGTACCGGGCATCTGCTGGTCAGGGCGTCGCACGCCTGCGCCTCCGTGCATCAATGAGCATTTCCTGTACGTGCCGCAGGGGCTGGCCGTCCGCGTCCGTGGAGTGGCGGGTCCACTCGCCGTCGGGGCCCAGGTGCCACGACGAGGTGGTGTCGGCCATGCCGGTCTCCAGGAGCCGGCTGAGTGCGGCCCGGTGGGCGGGGTCGGTGACCCGGACCAGTGCTTCGATCCGGCGGTCGAGGTTGCGGTGCATCATGTCGGCGCTGCCGAACCAGACCTCGGGCTCGCCCCCGTTGCCGAAGGAGAAGAGCCGGGAGTGTTCGAGGAAGCGGCCGAGTATCGACCGGACCCGGATGTTCTCGGAGAGGCCCGGGACGCCGGGGCGGATCGCGCAGATGCCGCGGACCCAGATGTCGACGGGGACGCCC
This window encodes:
- the pstS gene encoding phosphate ABC transporter substrate-binding protein PstS; translation: MKLQRKNRLRATALGALAVSGALVLTACGSDDNTSNDTTGGSSSAASAPAASDISCDGATGQLLASGSSAQKNAVDLWVKNYMAACPGVEVNYKSSSSGEGIIAFNQGSVGFAGSDSALKPEEVADSKKICKTGQGINLPMVGGPIAIGFHLEGVDSLTLDAPTLAKIFDTKIKKWNDEAIAKLNPGVDLPDKAIQPFHRSEDSGTTQNLGKYLAATAGDNWKYEPEKKWPAPGGQAASGSSGVATQVKQVDGSIGYFELSYATSQSISTVDINTGAAAPVKASSENASTAIAAAKIKGTGKDLALDLDYTTKAEGAYPIVLVTYEVVCDTGNKAETLPTVKSFLTYTASDAGQKVLTEAGYAPIPAEINAKVRETIAALS
- a CDS encoding NUDIX hydrolase, with the protein product MSAPGPVLAAGCVLWRRSPEGGGLEVCLVHRPRYDDWSHPKGKLKRGENARDAAVREVLEETGHHCTPGTPLPTLRYEVNGHPKEVLYWEAPATGGSFVPNDEVDRIAWLSPAAARARLTRPADRVPLDALISAARTVSDPGA
- a CDS encoding CHAD domain-containing protein, whose product is MHGGAGVRRPDQQMPGTATALTAEALLAPYLRAQAADFLRSLRLHREQSAPTDSGPRGAEEAARALRRSARRISGSLHTFRGLLDPGWADQLRAELAWLSGTLAREHDCSTRLLRLLEALHRLSGAHLPAARTGKAGASGTGPATGGAATDRAALDVGAARAGALLERQLTLARTRAHSAALQALGSSRFHAVADSVALLASEVPLTPDAGAPAAETLHGPAEHARQRLLGAVDVLPAAGAADVYNEAHDAHWHQIRLLLRLHRYAREVVAGRPDPVLTGPERALDLHREAAEAASAASAAARTPRIAPATAYALGVLHADQRHEVDAARCVFRETWPYAPAVAAP